Proteins co-encoded in one Malus domestica chromosome 09, GDT2T_hap1 genomic window:
- the LOC103442397 gene encoding uncharacterized protein isoform X2: MINKRPFDVEDSYEVACKLPRRLEHANEPAPIVDTFPLSSSPQKIQISDGEGDGSFSKCPDEGRSASDLGTESSNETYKELETGASGSSFRFWWANNNMFEAHVRPEAAGHLSLFPEFFSPANHLRAFLHSDMICSSPVDCPPQRLVSIGPQHQAYVPEWGHEGSHSSNHLEKLDPRHELSYVSGQGLGVNQEKLMGTFIISMPELDTFENHLCEDVRARNNCKCADAGSVRCVRLHVMEAREKLREDLGHHLFEELGFYEMGEEVAEKWTKEEERAFHDAIFSNPASLGKNFWHHLSVAFPLRPHKDLVSYYFNVFMLHKRAEQNRFDPLNIDSDDDEWQKSELGVLNDDKDALVESPVNLDAPAYNQVEHLGCFNEHIEDADDVDGCNDGADVVGCDGIKDEDAGDIDDGSGAHVENPPGDSGGATETRLLDKTPSSNKENYDIQDDSCTSYEYQQDS; this comes from the exons ATGATAAACAAACGACCTTTTGATGTTGAGGATTCTTATGAGGTTGCTTGTAAGCTCCCTAGACGATTGGAACATGCTAATGAGCCTGCTCCAATTGTGGATACTTTTCCTTTGAGTAGCAGTCCCcagaaaattcaaatttcag ATGGTGAAGGTGACGGGAGTTTTAGTAAATGTCCAGACGAAGGAAGGTCTGCAAGTGACTTGGGAACTGAATCCTCAAATGAGACCTACAAAGAACTTGAAACTGGTGCTTCTGGAAGCTCCTTCCGATTTTGGTGGGCCAACAACAATATGTTTGAAGCTCATGTAAGACCTGAGGCAGCAGGGCATCTATCATTATTCCCAGAATTTTTTTCACCTGCAAACCATTTGAGGGCTTTTCTTCATTCTGATATGATCTGCTCATCTCCTGTTGATTGTCCTCCTCAAAGGCTAGTTTCTATCGGACCTCAGCATCAAGCTTATGTTCCAGAATGGGGCCACGAGGGTTCACACTCTTCAAATCATCTGGAGAAATTGGATCCTCGGCACGAACTTTCATATGTTTCTGGCCAAGGCCTTGGTGTCAATCAGGAGAAGCTGATGGGTACCTTTATCATTTCTATGCCTGAGCTGGATACATTTGAAAACCATTTATGTGAAGATGTGAGAGCTAGAAACAACTGTAAGTGTGCTGATGCAGGTTCTGTTAGATGCGTGAGACTGCATGTTATGGAAGCAAGAGAGAAATTAAGGGAAGACCTTGGACATCACCTATTTGAAGAGTTGGGCTTTTATGAAATGGGAGAGGAGGTTGCAGAGAAATGGACTAAAGAGGAAGAGCGTGCCTTCCACGATGCCATCTTCTCTAACCCTGCATCATTGGGTAAGAACTTCTGGCACCACCTCTCAGTGGCTTTTCCTTTGCGACCGCACAAAGACCTTGTCAGCTATTATTTCAATGTTTTCATGCTCCATAAGCGTGCTGAGCAGAATAGGTTTGACCCTCTAAACATTGATAGCGACGATGATGAGTGGCAAAAGAGCGAACTTGGAGTGCTCAATGATGACAAGGACGCTTTGGTGGAATCTCCTGTAAATCTAGATGCTCCTGCCTATAACCAGGTAGAACATTTAGGCTGTTTCAATGAGCACATTGAGGATGCTGATGACGTAGATGGTTGTAATGATGGTGCCGATGTGGTTGGTTGTGATGGAATTAAGGACGAGGATGCAGGTGATATAGATGATGGCTCAGGAGCTCATGTTGAGAATCCCCCTGGTGATAGTGGTGGTGCTACTGAAACTCGGCTTTTGGATAAAACTCCTAGCAGTAACAAAGAGAACTATGATATTCAGGATGATTCTTGCACATCATATGAGTATCAGCAAGACAGTTGA
- the LOC103442397 gene encoding uncharacterized protein isoform X1, with protein MLHFKCGFTLQDKMINKRPFDVEDSYEVACKLPRRLEHANEPAPIVDTFPLSSSPQKIQISDGEGDGSFSKCPDEGRSASDLGTESSNETYKELETGASGSSFRFWWANNNMFEAHVRPEAAGHLSLFPEFFSPANHLRAFLHSDMICSSPVDCPPQRLVSIGPQHQAYVPEWGHEGSHSSNHLEKLDPRHELSYVSGQGLGVNQEKLMGTFIISMPELDTFENHLCEDVRARNNCKCADAGSVRCVRLHVMEAREKLREDLGHHLFEELGFYEMGEEVAEKWTKEEERAFHDAIFSNPASLGKNFWHHLSVAFPLRPHKDLVSYYFNVFMLHKRAEQNRFDPLNIDSDDDEWQKSELGVLNDDKDALVESPVNLDAPAYNQVEHLGCFNEHIEDADDVDGCNDGADVVGCDGIKDEDAGDIDDGSGAHVENPPGDSGGATETRLLDKTPSSNKENYDIQDDSCTSYEYQQDS; from the exons ATGCTGCATTTCAAATGTGGCTTTACTTTGCAGGACAAAATGATAAACAAACGACCTTTTGATGTTGAGGATTCTTATGAGGTTGCTTGTAAGCTCCCTAGACGATTGGAACATGCTAATGAGCCTGCTCCAATTGTGGATACTTTTCCTTTGAGTAGCAGTCCCcagaaaattcaaatttcag ATGGTGAAGGTGACGGGAGTTTTAGTAAATGTCCAGACGAAGGAAGGTCTGCAAGTGACTTGGGAACTGAATCCTCAAATGAGACCTACAAAGAACTTGAAACTGGTGCTTCTGGAAGCTCCTTCCGATTTTGGTGGGCCAACAACAATATGTTTGAAGCTCATGTAAGACCTGAGGCAGCAGGGCATCTATCATTATTCCCAGAATTTTTTTCACCTGCAAACCATTTGAGGGCTTTTCTTCATTCTGATATGATCTGCTCATCTCCTGTTGATTGTCCTCCTCAAAGGCTAGTTTCTATCGGACCTCAGCATCAAGCTTATGTTCCAGAATGGGGCCACGAGGGTTCACACTCTTCAAATCATCTGGAGAAATTGGATCCTCGGCACGAACTTTCATATGTTTCTGGCCAAGGCCTTGGTGTCAATCAGGAGAAGCTGATGGGTACCTTTATCATTTCTATGCCTGAGCTGGATACATTTGAAAACCATTTATGTGAAGATGTGAGAGCTAGAAACAACTGTAAGTGTGCTGATGCAGGTTCTGTTAGATGCGTGAGACTGCATGTTATGGAAGCAAGAGAGAAATTAAGGGAAGACCTTGGACATCACCTATTTGAAGAGTTGGGCTTTTATGAAATGGGAGAGGAGGTTGCAGAGAAATGGACTAAAGAGGAAGAGCGTGCCTTCCACGATGCCATCTTCTCTAACCCTGCATCATTGGGTAAGAACTTCTGGCACCACCTCTCAGTGGCTTTTCCTTTGCGACCGCACAAAGACCTTGTCAGCTATTATTTCAATGTTTTCATGCTCCATAAGCGTGCTGAGCAGAATAGGTTTGACCCTCTAAACATTGATAGCGACGATGATGAGTGGCAAAAGAGCGAACTTGGAGTGCTCAATGATGACAAGGACGCTTTGGTGGAATCTCCTGTAAATCTAGATGCTCCTGCCTATAACCAGGTAGAACATTTAGGCTGTTTCAATGAGCACATTGAGGATGCTGATGACGTAGATGGTTGTAATGATGGTGCCGATGTGGTTGGTTGTGATGGAATTAAGGACGAGGATGCAGGTGATATAGATGATGGCTCAGGAGCTCATGTTGAGAATCCCCCTGGTGATAGTGGTGGTGCTACTGAAACTCGGCTTTTGGATAAAACTCCTAGCAGTAACAAAGAGAACTATGATATTCAGGATGATTCTTGCACATCATATGAGTATCAGCAAGACAGTTGA
- the LOC103421641 gene encoding microtubule-destabilizing protein 60-like, translated as MDLIGKNAGAVTPVKNQHGSRSKKHDNSRYTENSNPNVSPGPKPTASPASKSAAKSQKSASKNTNPVVRSPRNKIRERKFVVAKKKSKKENPNVACKCKEKGNSKMCLCVAYENLRASQEEFFKKRNDDVESESLKESDRAERELEEAIEEGLRIQDLHIEDGSGDLDPDSELGCSTIKRRRDKLLEEARKSVPERGKVMHLIQAFEKLLSIPSSKDSDEQNGEEEAAEEIGKKVEKWTLPGLQPPPNAPETQVSSSFFPSDLCLTSENLGLDRRPSVSSSWDGSLGSGSSRTSNGGRRNRRNSSESSSTMGGTRWKKKRQQRATSAKPFKLRTEERGRQKEEEFVKKLQEMMMEEERQRIPIAQGLPWTTDEPECLLKPPVKEITIPTDLKLHSDMRAVERAEFDHQVAEKMTLFEQYKMERERLQKLAEEEEIRRLRKELVPKAQPMPYFDRPFIPRRSMKHPTIPKEPKFHVPQNKKIKCCLSWNDMSSYTYEH; from the exons ATGGATTTGATCGGCAAGAACGCCGGAGCGGTGACTCCTGTGAAAAACCAACATGGGTCTCGATCCAAGAAGCACGACAACTCGAGATACACTGAGAATTCGAACCCCAATGTTTCCCCTGGCCCCAAACCCACTGCTTCCCCTGCGTCGAAATCGGCGGCGAAGTCCCAGAAATCGGCGTCCAAGAACACAAACCCGGTTGTTCGTTCGCCCCGGAACAAGATCCGGGAGAGAAAGTTCGTCGTCGCGAAGAAGAAATCGAAGAAGGAGAATCCGAATGTCGCCTGCAAGTGCAAAGAGAAGGGAAATTCGAAAATGTGCCTCTGCGTTGCGTATGAAAATCTACGGGCGTCGCAGGAAGAGTTCTTCAAGAAGCGAAACGACGACGTCGAATCCGAGAGTTTGAAGGAGAGCGACAGAGCTGAGCGTGAACTGGAGGAAGCAATCGAGGAGGGTTTGAGGATTCAGGACCTTCATATTGAAGATGGGTCGGGTGATTTGGACCCGGATAGTGAATTGGGTTGTTCGACAATCAAGAGAAGAAGGGACAAGTTGTTGGAAGAGGCGAGGAAGAGTGTGCCAGAGCGTGGGAAGGTGATGCATTTGATTCAGGCATTTGAGAAGCTGCTTTCGATTCCAAGCTCAAAGGATTCGGATGAGCAGAATGGGGAGGAGGAGGCAGCGGAAGAGATTGGGAAGAAGGTAGAGAAGTGGACATTGCCTGGATTGCAGCCTCCTCCGAATGCGCCGGAAACACAGGTTTCGTCGTCGTTTTTCCCGTCTGATTTGTGCTTGACTTCGGAGAATCTCGGTCTGGATCGGCGGCCTTCAGTCTCTTCTTCTTGGGATGGAAGTCTGGGAAG TGGTTCAAGCAGGACTTCTAACGGGGGGCGAAGAAACAGAAGAAAT AGCTCTGAATCTTCTAGCACAATGGGAGGAACGAGATGGAAGAAGAAGCGGCAACAGAGAGCCACTAGCGCTAAGCCATTCAAGCTAAGAACAGAG GAAAGGGGAAGACAAAAGGAGGAAGAGTTCGTGAAGAAGTTACAAGAGATGATGATGGAGGAGGAGAGGCAGCGGATACCAATTGCTCAGGGCCTCCCATGGACAACAGACGAACCAGAG TGCTTGCTGAAACCTCCGGTAAAAGAAATTACAATACCAACCGACCTGAAGCTCCACAGTGACATGCGGGCAGTAGAGCGAGCTGAGTTTGATCATCAG GTGGCAGAGAAGATGACCCTGTTTGAGCAATACAAGATGGAAAGAGAGAGACTGCAGAAG TTGGCAGAAGAGGAGGAAATAAGAAGATTGAGAAAGGAGCTTGTCCCAAAAGCACAGCCGATGCCCTACTTTGACAGGCCTTTCATTCCCAGAAG GTCAATGAAGCATCCAACTATACCGAAAGAACCGAAGTTTCATGTGCCTCAAAACAAGAAGATCAAGTGCTGCTTGTCATGGAACGATATGAGCTCCTACACTTACGAACATTGA